AAAGCCGCTGTACATTCCTTCACCTGCCACACACCGATGAAATGTCATCTACCAAGGAAGCAACATCCCTTCATTGTTAAAAGGACAATGTAATGCTCTTTGACCACTTTTGATAGAGTAGATGAGCAGATTAAAACAATAAGGTATGACAAGAAAATAGACAGTTCCACTTGTCaaccaaataaataattaaatagtttAAGCAAGGATAAACTACTACTCGTGAATcttgtcatatatatatatatatataatgaaaacATTAATTTGAGTAGGATCAATGCTAGGAAAATGAAGTTAACATGGGGAAAAAAAACCAATTAAATACCCCCAAAAAAGTTTACCAAACTACACCACACCACGTGACATATCATTTTGAGACAATCCAAACAGAAATTTGTTGTTCATAACAGCTAAATCATTCatgataaatttaaattttcttcaGGATAGATAAATATGCCAGATTATCCACCTGCAAAATACCTCCAGCACTTGATAATAGCCCTTTCAAATAAACAGTTTGTATTGAATCAACAACCATAGCACGCGGGGAAAGAAGCTGAGCTTTCTTCAATATGTCCTGAAAGGATGaaataaattaagataaaaaagcATACAAGTATCTAGACTTCACCATACACTTCTCGCAAGTTAAGGCTATTACATGAAATGATCGCTTAATAGGGCCTAGACAACAACTTCAATAAAAATCCATGtataaaacagaaaataataaagCAAGAAGAATGCTAGCAGCAAACTAATCAGAAGAAATCCAGATTTCTACCTCAATATCAGTACttgaatataaatatatatctGATTTAATCCCAAGGCGTTCTGCTCTGTTACCAATTTGCTCAAGGCTCTGTCACatgacaaaacaaaataaatgcaACCAAATTAAAGAAGGTCAACCAACTCTAAACCCAGAGCACAGTCACAAATCAAATGTTAAACTTCAGTGCCCACATCAGGGAAATCAAATATTATCCCAAACTACAATACCAGGATGCAAGAAAGAAACCCAATAAAAGCTAACCTCTTCACCAGATACGTATAAAACTCGAGACGCTTTGCCTTCACTGCAACCCTTTGCTATCATTGCTGCCATCTTCCAATCAAAAGTCGCAATAAAACAAAGCATTAGTGGTACTTGACCactacataaataaaaaaaggttGATAATCCGATCTCTAGATTCAGTTTACCACCAAATAAATAATTCATACCTGTAACAATAGAGTACTCTTGCCAATACCAGGATCCCCACTAACTAGAGTCAATGAGCCTTCAAACCAACAATTATTGATGATGTTAGTCATTGGCATCAAATTCACCCTGGACTGAAGTGGCAAGTAAACACGAAcactcccccccccccccccccgcgGGGCGGAAAACAGTAAACAAAAAGCCATTATAACTTCTCAAACAACTAGCTCAAATCAAATGCCAAGTAATAATTCGTACTAGGGTCATAGACAGTGAAGCAACAATTCATTCATCAAGACAACCAGCAAAAGCAGTAAGTCTTTCCAACTTGTTCCACCCACAAAACATTAAAGTTTGTTTTCATCGTCAGGGTCATATTGATAGCAGATATACTAAATATGTAGATTGAGTAAATTGGACTGAACCTGGTACAAGACCACCACCAAGCACAGTGGAAACTTCAGTTCCGAAAGTACCAGGCCTGAAATTAAAGGAAACATCAAACTACACAATATAACACTTCAGAAAAGAAGCACATGTCATTTCAAAGAGCAATGGCTACACGATCTAGAAGGACAAAAGCAAAACCCTAACAAAAAGAAGGGAACTTACAAAGGGATTCTCCACTGCTTGTGACTGAATCCTTTGTTTACCTCCTCCAATTTGATAGGACGCAACTCGGCAGCGTTCTGCGGTAGCCACAACCGGATGGTATCCTCGCAAACCGCCAAGCCACTTTTGGCCCTGCTTTTATCAGCATCAGTGACCTTGGCCTCATGAAACTCCCTCATTGTACCAGATAACTCGCAGGAGGGGCATATCCCCCACCATTTCCCAGCTGTGTACCCGCAATTGGAGCAAAGCCACTGCTTCTTCACCTTCGCGCCGCCGCTTCTCTTGGTGCTAATGATTCTCTCCGGAAGAACATCTCCACCATGAATTGAGCTCTCGTTCTTCACTCTGCTCCTCTCACGTTGTTTTGTGATTGCAGGACGAGGTTCTTcaacttcttcttctccctcctcatcttcttcttcttcttctactacttcttgttcttcttctttcagTTGTTTATCTTCTTCACGCTCTTCTAGTTCATGATCACTGATTGCGGGGGCTCTTTCAGTGTGGCTGCCAAAAATGTCATTATTTATTGTGCTGACGGTCTTCACTCTGCTCCTCTCACGTTTTTCGAGAGCACAACGAAGTTTTTCAatactatcttcttcttcttcttctttcagtTGTTTATCTTCTTCATGCTCTTCTAGTTCATGGTCACTGATTGCGGGGGCTCTTTTGGTGTGGCTGTCAAAAATGTCTCCGTAAGTGCTCCACCTCGTGCGCGGGGATGTTCCACGGTGGGCGGGGTCGTCAGGTTGCGTCTGCGGGGAAGGGGTGGTGGCGGAGGAAAACGGAGAGGAACGAAGATAATGatattgagaagaagaagaagaagaagcagagaaAATGCATTTGAGGTTGAAAAGGCGGTACCGTTGGTGCTCAATGAAGATGAGTCTTCGAAACAGTGTCATAGTGATTGATTTCTAGGGTTTATGaatagagagggagagagagagagagagaaaagtgtTGTTGTTATGTTTAGAAAAGCTGAAAACCATCAGCAATGGTGAGAGCACCACTACTACTAAGTTACCCGCGACACCAACAAGTTTGAAACTTTCAGTGAGTTGGCCAGTTGGGTGTAACCGCGCATTTTCTCCTCCTCATAGAGCTTGGCTCAATTCTCTGTCTTCTCCATGAAATTCAAATCAGCGTTCTACTCTCAGTCTCTCCCGTTAATCTTactatcatttattttttacatttattttttGTCTCGTCAATggttaaatttatattttatacgaAACTGTTACACATACAAATCTTTTTGCCTTACAAATTATTCAAGTTAATCCAAGTCCCACAAAAAGCACGCGCACTACACTCCTCTATAATTGAGCGTAAACACTTGTGCCTTATTCAACcatttcgtttttccaaaacgcttTCATTATGAGAGactcttcatcttcttcctcaatcaatacCTAAATCGTCGAGATTCAAGCCACATTTAAAACCAACAGCAATTCTAAAGAAACCTTCTAATTCCTCGCAAAAAgtagaagaaatcaagaaaaaaacaTACAAATCTCCAtccaaaaaaccaaaaaaaaaaaacgaacaaacattattcaaggtactgttttactgttcttctaagTTTTTAACATTTCTGTTTCTGATTTCGAAATTGAAGCACTGTATCGTCCGTATTTCTCTTTCTGTTTCACTGTTCTTGGTTTAGATCTTATATTACTGTTCTGATGGAACTGTTCTTCATTTACGCTATTTTACATACTTCTAGTGAATGTTTTAACGTGTGTTTTGATCTGTTCTGGTACAAGTTTTGTGCAtgtttacatattttttaagtaGGTTTGTATACTCTGTATTGTGCATGTTTACATGTTTACATGAAAGACTCTTCCTCTTCTAAATGATTTTTGGGTGTATATGGCAGATTTTTGGGTGTATATGTTGGACTTGGAATGCGACTGTTGGTTCTAGTGACATTTTGAACTTAAATATCTTTTTGAACTCATATAATGTCATGTAATCCAAAAAAATGTAAAGGTGTATGGGACTGATATATATTAGGAGTATTAAAGTCTAACTGGTCCTGTTCTAATTGTGCTTGACCTTGTAGTGTCATTTTATGCATATTTAGTTGATTGGAATATGATTTTGAACTCATTTAATTTCGtttaattgaaagaaaaacaaaatgtTTATAAGACTGAATTTGGGTGTATGTGGCtgatatttgggtgtatatcTCTGatattttggtgtattttttaTCTATTGACAGTATCTCTTTTTCATTGCAGTAAAAATGGCAACCAAGAACTAAGGTGAAAAAAATACAATGTAAGCATAAATATATGTCTTAGAACAAGTCAATTTTTTCTAATACAAATATATGTTATTTAAATGActctaattttgttttttttttacagCAAACCAAAGACTTGAAGTGTGCCACCAAATTATTGagtgaaaaatttaaaaatatgagcGAGGTAAAGAAAGCGATTATTCGAAAATTAGGTTTTGGTGGACTCATTCACATCCCGCCAATGAGGGTGCATCACAAACTGTTAAAGGAGTTGGCTAACTCCTTTAAATTGGGCAAATACACacttgaaacaagctatggttcCTTTAAAGTTAAACCCAGCACAATAGGGGTAACTGATTACAGAAAACTTTTATactttcattttttataatatcttATTCTGCTATCATGTAATCAAGAAATAAACATAGGTGTATATGAgtgatatttgggtgtatttaaaGTGATTTAAAgtgtaaattattttttttaggagATCTATTTCCTGATAAAGTGAGTTATAAGAAACTTTTTGAAGAGAACAAACTAATTTTTAGAAGGTTCCAGTGGAAGACTCTAAAGAATTTGACCAATGAGAACATGAGTATTGGTGTTGAAAATGAACAAGATCGCCTGATGTTCGAGAGAATTTTCATCCTCTATATTCAGATGGCATTCTTGTTGCCAAcaacaataaacaaaatctctccTGTGCACATAGCTCCAATTTTTAAGATGAACAAAATAACGGAGGGTAACTGGAGAGCCCATATGCTGAATTTCATCATCAAAGGCATAAATAATTACCgtctgaaaaagaaaaaatcaatcGAAGGCTGCCTCTTTGCCTTGATGATAATCTATTTTCATCTGGCAAaaaacaaagacaaggaaggaaaagaaaatcCTGGACTGCCCTGGGTTAGCAACTAGAATAGAGAGCAGTTGGTTGCAAGGACGAGAACAGAAATAGATGGACATATGGTAAGTGAACAGAATACCTTCTCtaatttgggtgtattttatttatgtagATGTTGTAAACTAATATTTCTACTGTTTCAGGACATCGTAAAAAAAgcagaaacaaaaaagaaattgaaacaaatgaaggaaaaagaaaaaaaaacaaaaaaaaataaggcAAGTTCATCATCATCTGAGAGTGATACACCTGAAACTGAAATTGATTCTTCTTCTGAGTCTGAGTCTGAAGAAGAGTAAAAGGAACCAAAAAGGAAACAACCCACCAGAACAACCAAAAAGTAAGTAATATTTTTAGGTGTATTTTGTCACTTTTAGCGTGTATTTTACTAATGATTGTTTGCCTTCCAATTCAGAAACTGAATCGAATGATGGGTAAGATTCTGAAATTATCATCGCTTTCTTCAAAATTTGATGTATTAACAGAGTGTTTCTCATTAACTTTCAGAAGTGAAGAATCATcaccaataaaaaaaaacaaaaaataaagaaaaaaattcagaCTACACACAAAAATTAAAGTAAGCACTGCGTTGGATAGTATTTTatcatcaattttattttgttttctgatTTAGTAAGCACTGCTTTGGATAGTATTTTatcatcaattttattttgtttttctgatTCATACTTTTTTTTCCAGGGCGCAATCCAAAAAGAGAAAGCACGTTGTTGAGGATTCGTCTCCTGAACAAACTCAATCCTATGATGGGTAAGATACTTTGTAAAGCTATATTACCGtttttcatcaaaattatattttttaacatgTTCTTTTATGCATGTACTGTTAGATCTGAATTTGGAACTGAAGTATTACAAGAATTCTTAAAGGaatcaaaaaagaagaaaaccaATGAAAAAGCTGCTACACAGGGGTTTGTtatatttgggtgtatattaCCGATTTTAAGGTGTTTGGTTGCTGATAATTATTTTTGGTTTCCCAGGAAGAAGGAAGCTGACCTGCAATCGACAGAAGGTCGCTATGACTCATCTGAAACGTAAGAACCTTTATTTGATAAAATCTTGTTTCTTGATTTAACTGTATGGTATTTTTACTGAATGATGTTTATTCTATGCTTAGAATGCTGGAGGTGAACTTAGGAAGTGAGAATGATCCTTTGTCTCAAGGACAAACAGATCAAAGCAGCATAAACAAATCGGCTAATAGCATGTAATTTCTGTTTTTAATACCGGttgcttttatcttttttttaccATCTGcttctaattctgtatatatttttttagaaaaaaagccctttaatgttttattcaagaaaaaaaggcggaaaaaaaaaagcaaaaaatgcAACTACgtaagttctcaaaaaacaaAGTTTGTGTTTCTATTCAATGCTTCAGgtgtattttgattttatttgggtgtatttcagGTTGAGTCTGGTAGAAGCCAGTGACCCAGCTCAACAGAACATGATGGTTGTGCGGATGGAGACACATTCACAAACTGAAGCGCTTTCAATGTGAGTTATACAATTAAATTTCAACCTTATAATTATGAATTTTAACGGgcttttttaactttttatttttgtcttgttTAAAGTTTCGATTCAAGTTTATGTCTCTCTGTCCTAGACAACTCCTGTGCCAGCAATTGAACCATCTCCCGCAAAATCTCCGAGAGAGAAAATTAGTGAAGAAAGAACAAAAAGGTAAGGAATAATATTCGGGTGTATTTGGTTAttatttgggtgtatattttcCTTAGTTCGTTTTTGggtttcttttattattatttgggtgtatattttccttatttggGTGTATATCTTCACAATTGATctgtaacttttttttttataatatgattcATTTTATCTAACACTGCAGCACTCCACAACCCCCGAAACCTGGTGAAAGCACACCCACGGTTCCACCAGCTCAATCTAAAATGTAAGTTCAGCACAATAAAATTTGGTTTTCAATATCATTCGTCTATTCTTATTCTTATAGTACGTTATATGTCAACACACAGTAATCCAGCCCCAGAAGACGCTGCTGCACTGATGATGATGGCCCGGACAGCATCCTACATACCtaatgtaagacccagaatctttaaaaagtctttttatgatcaagtctcaaatcatatagttatttataacCTTAATTTCAGAAACTATTTTATTCAAGATAATTAAAGTAAGTTGTGAACTATTGATTTTGAGATAAGTTacgattattatccaatttttataattattggattattttttatatttaaattatcaaattggcagttatgaaataataagaatttcatatgatttggattaaataagtaatatttaaaatattagtactGCTATTTTAGAAtatgaagaaattaagtatattactTCCAATTATTTGGTTGgaacattttattgaaaataatttgtaaaaatcgatgagcaaatagtatttttatacattaattttgttggattaaaatttgttcctaattactatattacccctacttttatttgaaattaccaAAATatccctaaccctaattttcaaaatgaGGAAACCCTAACCCAGTGACCCGTACCCGACCTGGTTCCCTTCACCCAAACACACAGCCGCAGCAGCAGACCCTTTCCCCTTTCACCCTCAGCAAACTCACAGACTTGAAACCCTGTAGCCGCCATCCCATTCCTTTTTTTCCCATCGGCAACTCATACAAAGTTTCCTTTTCcttgaaagaaagaaacagTGAGCCAGTGGGAGGATGAGAAAGGGAGGTGCGTCGCGCCATCGTTAAGAAGGAGAGGAAGGAAGGGCGTCGCCGGCCTAGCGCCACTGCCGCCATCGCGTCCTGCCATCCCTGCCCAGTTGATGCCACCGCTGTTATTTGCAGGGTCGTCTCCACCACAGATTGGGACTTAGGCGAGAGAGGAGGAGACTAACGAGTGGGCTTGTGCGTGAGAAGGAAGCAAGGTCACGCGAGGAGGAGTGCGAACCACCGCGCGGAGCCGCGCCGTTGTGTGCTGTCGCCGTCGCTTTAGATTGCTGCCGCCGTCGAGCTTcgaggagagagaaagaggttGCGTGGAAGATGAACCGTGATGGTGGTAGGAGGTTCTGCCACCCCTCTGCCGTTGCTGAGCTGCCGCCGTCGCTGTGAAGGCTCCACCACTGCCTTGTTGCTGCTGGGGAGAAGGAGACCGGAATGGGTAAGTAGGATGGGTTTCTGCCACCGTTGGAGCTCAGTTGCCGTTGTTGTCATGGCTGATGCACCTTTGGCTGCCGGGAGCAGTATTGTGGCCACCAGAACCAGTCTTTCTTGGTAAGCGTTTTGCTTCCGAAACCCCTTAAATTGAGTACTCTGTTATAATCTGTTAGAAATTCTAAGACGTTGGTTACACAGGGTTGAGTCCCGGTATTTGCGCGTTGGAATTAAAGCTGCTGTTGGGCCATCAAAGCTTCTGGCCGCTTGCAGATCTTTTGTTGGGGCAATTCGAAATCGTAGCTGCTTCGCTTGTTAGTATAGTAAGTATTTCGCGTTTCGAAAA
This sequence is a window from Arachis stenosperma cultivar V10309 chromosome 10, arast.V10309.gnm1.PFL2, whole genome shotgun sequence. Protein-coding genes within it:
- the LOC130955042 gene encoding uncharacterized protein LOC130955042, whose product is MTLFRRLIFIEHQRYRLFNLKCIFSASSSSSSQYHYLRSSPFSSATTPSPQTQPDDPAHRGTSPRTRWSTYGDIFDSHTKRAPAISDHELEEHEEDKQLKEEEEEDSIEKLRCALEKRERSRVKTVSTINNDIFGSHTERAPAISDHELEEREEDKQLKEEEQEVVEEEEEDEEGEEEVEEPRPAITKQRERSRVKNESSIHGGDVLPERIISTKRSGGAKVKKQWLCSNCGYTAGKWWGICPSCELSGTMREFHEAKVTDADKSRAKSGLAVCEDTIRLWLPQNAAELRPIKLEEVNKGFSHKQWRIPLPGTFGTEVSTVLGGGLVPGSLTLVSGDPGIGKSTLLLQMAAMIAKGCSEGKASRVLYVSGEESLEQIGNRAERLGIKSDIYLYSSTDIEDILKKAQLLSPRAMVVDSIQTVYLKGLLSSAGGILQVKECTAALMRFAKTTNIPILLVGHVNKSGDVAGPRVLEHIVDVVLYLEGEKCSSYRMLRAVKNRFGSTDELGVFEMVQLGLKAVPNASEIFITEQPTHSDVLTGIAVTVLMDGSRTFLIEIQALCLCPSPIPTSSVDLQVNGIPTKRATMIKCVLIKQAGLKLQDNAVFLNVVGGWTLAETAGDLAIAAAICSSFMEFPIPKGVAFIGEVGLGGELRMVPRIEKRVNTLAKLGYRTCVVPKQAEKVLETEGLGNMRVIGCNNLKEVLDAIFITE